From Schizosaccharomyces pombe strain 972h- genome assembly, chromosome: II, the proteins below share one genomic window:
- the srp40 gene encoding nucleocytoplasmic transport chaperone Srp40 codes for MGEISMKSKVCPLIYHFLQENGYVKTAQTFLKETGDKDLAKGKVKKNLLDLLSQKEFLPYLTTEDVGKHKKTKESLEKSNDDSQKISKKGAPPEKAHSSSEASGSGSSSDESDSSSSESESSSEDNDSSSSSSDSESESSSEDSDSSSSSSDSESESSSEGSDSSSSSSSSESESSSEDNDSSSSSSDSESESSSEDSDSSSSSSDSESESSSEGSDSSSSSSSSESESSSEDNDSSSSSSDSESESSSEDSDSSSSSSDSESESSSKDSDSSSNSSDSEDDSSSDSSDSESESSSEDSDSTSSSSDSDSSSSSEDGNSNTDTTTSGEVSAQSSTNSTSSEESTSVKDEDSSKIHDKSLKRKHEDDESSTSTKSSRTTKTPFTRVGDPSQWDFASPALRDNSFNFEDDYGTLANRDLIVTRGKGFRQEKNKKKRGSYRGGRINTEVRSFKF; via the coding sequence ATGGGAGAGATTAGTATGAAGAGCAAAGTTTGCCCTTTAATTTACCATTTCTTACAAGAAAATGGTTACGTTAAGACTGCCcaaacatttttgaaagagacTGGCGACAAGGATTTAGCTAAAGGCaaggttaaaaaaaatttactagATTTGCTTTCACAAAAGGAATTCCTTCCTTACTTGACAACAGAAGATGTTggaaaacataaaaaaacaaaggaatctttagaaaaatcTAATGATGATTCCCagaaaatttcaaagaaagGCGCGCCTCCAGAGAAAGCTCACTCTTCTTCTGAAGCATCCGGAAGTGGATCTTCATCAGATGAAAGTGACTCATCCTCATCTGAGAGTGAATCTTCTTCTGAAGATAATGAttcatcctcttcttcatctgaCTCAGAGAGTGAATCTTCTTCTGAAGATAGTGAttcatcctcttcttcatctgaCTCAGAGAGTGAATCTTCTTCTGAAGGTAGTGAttcatcctcttcttcatcctcaTCTGAGAGTGAATCTTCTTCTGAAGATAATGAttcatcctcttcttcatctgaCTCAGAGAGTGAATCTTCTTCTGAAGATAGTGAttcatcctcttcttcatctgaCTCAGAGAGTGAATCTTCTTCTGAAGGTAGTGAttcatcctcttcttcatcctcaTCTGAGAGTGAATCTTCTTCTGAAGATAATGAttcatcctcttcttcatctgaTTCAGAGAGTGAATCTTCTTCTGAAGATAGTGAttcatcctcttcttcatctgaCTCAGAGAGTGAATCTTCATCGAAAGATAGTGATTCATCATCTAACTCGTCTGATTCAGAAGACGACTCATCTTCTGATTCCTCTGACTCCGAAAGTGAATCTTCTTCAGAAGACAGTGACTCAACCTCTTCCTCATCTGATTCAGATAgttcatcttcttctgaaGATGGTAATTCGAATACTGATACTACTACTTCAGGTGAAGTCAGTGCTCAGTCTAGTACCAACTCAACTTCGTCCGAAGAATCTACTAGCGTTAAAGATGAGGATTCCTCTAAAATACATGACAAAAGtttaaagagaaaacatGAAGATGACGAATCGTCAACTTCAACTAAATCTTCTCGGACTACGAAGACGCCTTTTACAAGAGTAGGTGATCCTTCACAGTGGGACTTTGCCTCACCTGCTTTACGAGACAACTCGTTTAACTTCGAAGATGATTACGGTACATTAGCAAATCGGGATCTTATTGTCACACGTGGTAAGGGTTTTCGTcaggaaaaaaataagaaaaaacgTGGTAGTTATCGGGGCGGTCGCATTAATACAGAAGTCCGCagcttcaaattttag
- the emc3 gene encoding protein Emc3: protein MQKLLLDPALRNWVLLPIMFVMILIGILRHNATILLQSSPKKLSKEEIREQRLLQRAYALRACSNSLLPESIEARKCFLIESLKSGKYLKPVDPNAPKAANPLMDDKTLEGLMESMKGNMLMVVPQTIIMTWINEFFSGFILLKLPFPLTLRFKSIFQSGVATQDLDVQWVSSISWYFLNLFGLKSVYALLLGENNAASNATNEMGMAGFSSAAATAQLIQPGQDISKMMLSEAENVQILKNESLLVDVEKRLLAQFA, encoded by the exons atgcAAAAGCTTCTGCTGGATCCAG CTTTGAGGAACTGGGTACTTTTACCCATTATGTTTGTCATGATTTTGATCGGAATTTTAAGACATAATGCAACAATTTTACTCCAGTCTTCTCCAAAAAAGCTTTCTAAAGAGGAAATTAGAGAACA ACGACTACTACAGCGCGCTTATGCCCTCCGCGCCTGTTCGAATAGCTTGCTGCCTGAATCAATAGAAGCTAGAAAATGTTTCTTAATAGAATCATTGAAATCAGggaaatatttaaaaccTGTTGATCCCAACGCTCCAAAAGCTGCAAATCCATTAATGGATGATAAAACTCTTGAGGGTTTGATGGAGTCTATGAAAGGAAATATGTTAATGGTTGTTCCTCAAACTATTATAATGACTTggattaatgaatttttttcaggCTTCATTCTAT TGAAATTACCATTTCCTCTTACCTTACGATTCAAGTCAATTTTCCAATCAGGTGTTGCGACACAAGACTTAGACGTTCAATGGGTTTCATCGATTTCTTGGTATTTTCTAAACTTATTTGGTCTCAAATCGGTTTATGCCCTTCTTTTGGGAGAAAATAATG cTGCCAGTAATGCTACTAATGAAATGGGGATGGCTGGTTTTTCATCCGCCGCTGCTACAGCTCAGTTAATCCAACCTGGGCAGGATATTTCGAAGATGATGCTTTCAGAAGCTGAGAATGTACAGATTCTTAAGAATGAATCTCTTTTAGTAGATGTAGAGAAACGATTACTGGCACAATTTGCATAG
- the rpp202 gene encoding ribosomal protein P2, with the protein MKYLAAYLLLTVGGKQSPSASDIESVLSTVGIEAEAERVESLISELNGKNIEELIAAGNEKLSTVPSAGAVATPAAGGAAGAEATSAAEEAKEEEAAEESDEDMGFGLFD; encoded by the exons ATGAAATATTTAGCTGCATATTTACTCCTTACTGTTGGTGGAAAGCAGTCACCTTCAGCATCCGATATTGAAAGTGTTTTATCAACGGTTGGAATTGAAGCTGAAGCGGAACGCGTTGAAAGCTTAATCAGCGAGTTGAACGGAAAGAACATTGAAGAGCTAATTGCTGCAGGCAATGAAAAACTCAGCACTGTCCCTTCTGCTGGTGCTGTAGCCACCCCTGCTGCTGGCGGTGCTGCTGGCGCTGAGGCCACATCCGCTGCCGAAGAAGCTAAGGAGGAAGAAGCAGCCGAGGAATCTGATGAAGAT ATGGGATTCGGTCTTTTTGATTAG
- a CDS encoding urea transporter: MVQPELTQSVGYGIVVGLGLGFAALMIFVSWSLKKFNNENQTSEHFNTASHSVRTGLVASAVVSSWTWASTLLTSAQKTYQYGVSGAFWYASGACVQILLFTVLAIELKRKAPNAHTFLEVVRARCGPIAHGVFLVFAYITNILVMAMLLCGGSATISSVTGMNTVAVCFLLPVGVIIYTMFGGIKATFLTDYIHTVIILVILIMFSLATYSADKKIGSPGKLYDMLKEAGDAHPVAGNAQGSYLTMRSQEGAIFFIINLAGNFGTVFVDNGYWQKAIAANPASALPGYILGGLAWFAIPWLAATTMGLVALGLENKPYFPTYPNRMSDLEVSEGLVLPYAAIALMGRAGANATLLLVFMAVTSAASAELIAVSSIFTYDIYKQYVRPRATGKELLYTGHASLIVFGFAMSGFATGLYYGQVSMGYLYLLMGVLVCPAVVPATCVMLFSRVSTIAVTVSPVLGIISSIITWLVVARAEGGKTLTIETTGANNPMLAGNVVGLLSPALYILILSIIFPEKYDFNRLLATFAMHFSSEEDEIQQTKKLNRASVISKVAALIITAAFIILWPWPMYGTGYIFSKRFFTGWVVVGLIWIFFTVFAVGIFPLWEGRNDIYQVVSNMAASIFGRKVNDIVEDEGVVVETISIGSGSKEKVNFEKKDIESV, translated from the coding sequence ATGGTCCAACCCGAATTGACGCAAAGTGTTGGCTATGGCATCGTTGTGGGCCTTGGCTTGGGATTTGCCGCACTCATGATATTTGTTTCATGgagtttgaaaaagttCAATAACGAAAATCAAACATCAGAGCATTTTAACACTGCCTCGCATAGCGTAAGGACTGGATTGGTTGCTAGCGCAGTAGTTAGTAGTTGGACGTGGGCTTCTACCCTGTTGACCAGTGCTCAAAAAACTTACCAGTACGGTGTATCAGGTGCGTTTTGGTATGCATCAGGTGCATGCGTCCAAATTTTGCTGTTTACAGTACTAGCAATTGAACTCAAGCGCAAAGCTCCTAACGCCCATACATTCCTTGAGGTTGTCAGAGCTCGATGTGGCCCCATCGCACACGGTGTATTTCTGGTTTTTGCATATATCACTAATATACTTGTTATGGCCATGTTGTTGTGTGGTGGATCGGCAACAATTTCTTCGGTGACGGGCATGAACACTGTAGCTGTTTGCTTTTTGCTACCAGTTGGtgttattatttatactaTGTTTGGAGGTATTAAAGCCACTTTCCTTACTGATTATATCCACACCGTTATTATCCTGGTCATTTTGATCATGTTTAGCTTGGCCACTTATTCTgctgataaaaaaatcggATCTCCTGGAAAGTTATATGATATGTTAAAGGAAGCAGGTGATGCTCATCCAGTAGCTGGAAACGCTCAAGGTAGTTACTTAACTATGAGAAGCCAAGAGGGTGCtatcttttttatcatcAATTTGGCAGGAAACTTTGGAACAGTTTTCGTAGATAATGGATATTGGCAAAAAGCTATTGCTGCTAATCCTGCATCTGCTTTACCTGGCTATATCCTTGGTGGTCTTGCATGGTTTGCAATTCCCTGGCTTGCTGCCACAACCATGGGTCTCGTGGCTCTCggtttagaaaataaaccCTATTTCCCTACTTATCCCAACAGAATGAGTGACTTGGAAGTTAGTGAAGGATTGGTTTTGCCTTATGCCGCTATCGCATTGATGGGTCGAGCTGGCGCAAACGCTACTTTATTGCTTGTTTTCATGGCTGTTACATCTGCAGCGTCTGCCGAATTAATAGCCGTCTCTTCAATCTTTACCTATGATATTTACAAGCAATACGTTAGACCCAGAGCCACCGGCAAGGAATTGTTATATACAGGGCATGCATCTTTGATAGTTTTTGGCTTCGCAATGTCAGGCTTTGCCACTGGACTTTATTATGGACAAGTATCAATGGGATATCTTTATCTATTGATGGGTGTTTTAGTATGTCCAGCTGTTGTTCCAGCTACCTGTGTAATGCTTTTTAGCCGCGTGTCTACAATTGCAGTTACCGTTTCTCCGGTTTTAGGAATCATTTCGAGTATTATTACTTGGCTTGTTGTTGCTCGTGCTGAGGGAGGCAAAACGCTCACTATTGAGACGACTGGTGCAAACAACCCAATGCTTGCTGGTAACGTTGTTGGTTTATTGAGTCCAGcattatatattttaattttgtcaataatttttccGGAAAAATACGATTTCAATCGTTTGTTGGCCACGTTTGCAATGCATTTCTCatctgaagaagatgagattcaacaaacaaagaaattaaatcgTGCAAGTGTTATCTCTAAGGTTGCAGCATTAATCATTACTGCAGcatttattattctttGGCCTTGGCCAATGTATGGAACTGGATAtatattttccaaaagattTTTCACAGGATGGGTAGTCGTTGGATTAATATGGATTTTCTTTACCGTATTCGCTGTTGGAATTTTCCCATTGTGGGAAGGACGTAATGATATTTATCAAGTTGTAAGCAACATGGCAGCTTCAATATTCGGAAGAAAGGTTAATGATATTGTTGAAGACGAAGGCGTTGTGGTGGAAACCATATCGATTGGCTCTGGTTCGAAGGAGAAagttaattttgaaaaaaaagacattGAAAGTGTCTAA
- the mtd1 gene encoding methylenetetrahydrofolate reductase codes for MSNTNKSEPNHSCKVVYASRVAETFVEQLKQHVNLFEFAPKLVGFLSNSDPAARMYADWTNKTCTEIGFQYELREVPKDDLEDAIVEANNDPSVNGIMIYFPVFNDGQDQYLQQVVSPDKDVEGLCHKYVMNMYHNIRHLDPEKTKKSILPCTPLAIVKILEYLGVYNKIINYGNRLYGKTITIVNRSEIVGRPLAALLANDGAKVYSVDIHNVQCFTRGAGIRSKKHDVADTNFKLEDVAPISDVIICGVPSANYKFPSNLVRDGAVCICFSSEKNFDAASLKEHAGIYVPSIGKVTIAMLLRNLIRLTSYQLNKPVDI; via the exons atgaGTAATACAAATAAGTCCGAACCTAACCATAGCTGCA AGGTTGTGTATGCTAGTCGGGTCGCAGAAACATTCGTTGAGCAGCTTAAGCAACATGTTAACctttttgaatttgctCCCAAACTCGTTGGGTTTCTCTCAAATTCTGATCCTGCTGCTCGCATGTATGCGG ATTGGACAAACAAAACCTGCACAGAAATTGGGTTTCAGTATGAATTGCGTGAAGTGCCAAAGGATGATCTGGAGGATGCAATCGTTGAAGCAAATAATGATCCATCTGTAAATGGTATCATGATCTATTTCCCTGTTTTTAACGATGGGCAGGATCAATATTTACAGCAGGTGGTCTCCCCTGATAAGGACGTTGAAGGTTTGTGTCATAAGTATGTGATGAACATGTATCATAATATCAGACATCTTGATCCTGagaaaactaaaaaatctatACTTCCATGTACACCTTTGGCAATTGTCAAAATTCTCGAATATCTTGGTGTTTACAATAAAATCATCAACTACGGAAATAGACTTTATGGCAAAACCATTACTATCGTTAACAGAAGCGAAATTGTGGGCCGACCTCTTGCAGCTTTGTTAGCAAATGATGGCGCGAAGGTCTACTCTGTTGATATTCACAATGTTCAGTGTTTTACTCGTGGTGCTGGAATACGTAGCAAAAAGCACGATGTTGCTGATACAAACTTTAAGCTTGAAGACGTAGCACCTATATCTGATGTTATCATTTGTGGTGTCCCTTCTGCCAATTACAAATTCCCTTCTAACCTTGTCCGTGATGGCGCTGTTtgcatttgcttttctagcgagaaaaattttgacGCGGCGTCTCTCAAGGAACACGCTGGTATATATGTTCCTAGTATTGGTAAGGTTACTATTGCCATGCTCTTGAGAAATCTCATTCGCCTTACTTCGTATCAGCTCAATAAGCCCGTCGACATCTAG
- the mat3-Mi gene encoding mating type M-specific polypeptide Mi at silenced MAT3 locus → MSAEDLFTIQILCDQIELKLASIVINSNIKLQLKRKKKTQQL, encoded by the coding sequence ATGTCAGCAGAAGACCTTTTTACAATTCAAATCCTATGTGATCAAATTGAGTTAAAACTTGCATCCATTGTAATAAATTCTAACATCAAATTACAACTTaaacgtaaaaaaaagacacaACAATTATAA
- a CDS encoding NADH-dependent flavin oxidoreductase, translating into MTIVNEGAENVGYFTPAQKIPAGAAIGVPQTKLFTPLKIRGVEFHNRMFVSPMCTYSADQEGHLTDFHLVHLGAMGMRGPGLVMVEATAVSPEGRISPNDSGLWMESQMKPLRRIVEFAHSQNQKIGIQLAHAGRKASTTAPYRGYTVATEAQGGWENDVYGPNEDRWDENHAQPHKLTEKQYDELVDKFVVAAKRAVEIGFDVIEIHGAHGYLISSTVSPATNDRNDKYGGTFEKRILFPMEVVHSVRKAIPDSMPLFYRVTATDWLPKGQGWEIEDTVALAARLRDGGVDLIDVSSGGNHKDQRIEVKDCYQVPFAEKIKDQVNGILLGAVGMIRDGLTANEILESGKADVTFVAREFLRNPSLVLDSANQLGENVAWPVQYDYAVKGHRKLR; encoded by the coding sequence atgactATTGTTAATGAAGGAGCCGAAAATGTTGGTTATTTTACACCTGCGCAAAAAATACCAGCTGGAGCGGCGATAGGTGTACcgcaaacaaaattatttactcCTCTTAAAATTAGAGGAGTGGAGTTCCATAACAGAATGTTTGTTTCGCCGATGTGCACTTATTCCGCTGACCAAGAAGGGCATTTGACAGATTTTCACCTAGTACATCTTGGAGCGATGGGAATGCGTGGGCCTGGCCTTGTAATGGTAGAAGCGACAGCGGTTTCCCCAGAGGGACGAATTTCACCTAATGATTCAGGATTATGGATGGAGTCGCAAATGAAGCCGTTACGAAGAATTGTTGAATTTGCTCATTcgcaaaatcaaaaaattgggaTTCAATTGGCGCATGCTGGTAGAAAGGCTAGCACCACTGCTCCTTATCGAGGATACACAGTTGCGACTGAAGCTCAAGGTGGGTGGGAGAATGATGTTTATGGACCAAATGAAGACAGGTGGGACGAAAACCACGCTCAACCTCATAAGTTAACTGAAAAGCAATATGATGAATTAGTGGATAAGTTTGTTGTTGCTGCGAAGCGTGCAGTTGAAATAGGTTTTGATgtaattgaaattcatGGCGCTCATGGTTATCTTATATCGTCAACAGTTAGTCCTGCCACTAATGACCGCAATGACAAGTATGGTGGGACATTTGAGAAACGTATTTTGTTTCCTATGGAAGTTGTCCATTCTGTTCGTAAAGCAATTCCAGATAGTATGCCCTTGTTTTATAGAGTAACGGCTACAGATTGGTTGCCCAAAGGACAAGGATGGGAGATAGAAGATACAGTTGCATTAGCAGCGAGGCTTCGCGATGGTGGTGTTGACTTGATAGATGTTAGCTCTGGTGGTAATCACAAGGATCAAAGAATTGAGGTGAAGGATTGCTATCAAGTTCCTTTTGCGGAAAAGATTAAGGATCAAGTGAATGGAATACTACTTGGCGCTGTCGGAATGATCAGGGATGGTCTTACGGCGAATGAAATCCTAGAAAGTGGAAAAGCTGATGTTACTTTTGTCGCAAGGGAGTTCTTAAGGAACCCGTCGTTGGTGCTAGACAGCGCGAACCAGTTGGGTGAAAATGTTGCATGGCCAGTTCAGTATGACTATGCAGTTAAGGGACACAGAAAGTTACGTTGA
- the mag2 gene encoding DNA-3-methyladenine glycosylase Mag2 — protein sequence MSKDSDYKRAEKHLSSIDNKWSSLVKKVGPCTLTPHPEHAPYEGIIRAITSQKLSDAATNSIINKFCTQCSDNDEFPTPKQIMETDVETLHECGFSKLKSQEIHIVAEAALNKQIPSKSEIEKMSEEELMESLSKIKGVKRWTIEMYSIFTLGRLDIMPADDSTLKNEAKEFFGLSSKPQTEEVEKLTKPCKPYRTIAAWYLWQIPKLHRKGQ from the coding sequence ATGTCAAAAGATTCGGACTACAAAAGGGCTGAAAAGCATTTATCTTCAATTGATAACAAATGGTCGTCTCTTGTCAAAAAAGTTGGACCTTGTACACTTACTCCACATCCAGAGCACGCACCCTACGAAGGAATTATTCGAGCTATAACATCACAGAAGCTTTCAGACGCTGCCACAAATTCaattatcaataaattttgtacACAGTGCTCAGACAATGACGAGTTTCCTACTCCTAAGCAAATTATGGAAACAGACGTTGAAACTTTGCATGAATGTggcttttcaaaattaaagtCTCAAGAGATACACATTGTTGCAGAGGCTGCATTAAACAAGCAAATACCTTCTAAATCGGAAATTGAGAAGATGTCGGAAGAAGAACTCATGGAGTCACTAAGTAAGATAAAAGGAGTAAAACGATGGACCATAGAAATGTACTCTATCTTTACACTCGGACGACTGGACATAATGCCTGCGGATGACTCTACTCTGAAGAATGAAGCAAAAGAATTCTTTGGATTATCTAGCAAACCGCAAACTGAAGAAGTTGAAAAACTAACTAAACCTTGTAAACCATACAGAACAATAGCTGCTTGGTATTTATGGCAAATTCCGAAACTCCATCGTAAAGGCCAGTAA
- the mat3-Mc gene encoding mating type M-specific HMG-box DNA-binding transcription factor Mc at silenced MAT3 locus, with translation MDSHQELSAGSPISYDFLDPDWCFKRYLTKDALHSIETGKGAAYFVPDGFTPILIPNSQSYLLDGNSAQLPRPQPISFTLDQCKVPGYILKSLRKDTTSTERTPRPPNAFILYRKEKHATLLKSNPSINNSQVSKLVGEMWRNESKEVRMRYFKMSEFYKAQHQKMYPGYKYQPRKNKVKR, from the coding sequence ATGGACTCACACCAAGAATTATCAGCGGGTTCCCCTATTTCCTACGACTTTTTAGATCCAGACTGgtgttttaaaagataCCTTACAAAGGATGCTCTTCATTCAATTGAAACTGGCAAAGGTGCTGCTTACTTTGTTCCTGATGGCTTTACTCCTATACTCATTCCTAACTCACAAAGCTACCTGTTGGATGGGAATTCTGCACAACTGCCAAGACCTCAACCAATATCCTTCACATTGGATCAATGTAAAGTTCCCGGCTATATTTTGAAGAGTTTACGGAAAGACACTACGTCTACTGAACGTACTCCGAGACCCCCTAATGCTTTTATATTATACAGGAAGGAAAAACATGCTACATTATTAAAGTCTAACCCTTCCATCAATAATTCACAAGTTTCCAAGCTGGTTGGAGAGATGTGGAGAAACGAATCAAAGGAAGTACGTATGCGATATTTTAAGATGTCTGAGTTTTATAAAGCACAACATCAGAAAATGTACCCTGGTTATAAGTACCAGCCTAGAAAGAATAAAGttaaaagataa
- the rpt6 gene encoding proteasome regulatory subunit Rpt6 yields MTEVLKTNVLQSNENIVQYYTQKIQDAELAILQKTQNLRRLEAQRNGLNARVRLLREEIQLLQEPGSYVGEVIKTMGKNKVLVKVHPEGKYVVDISPDIDIKEIKPNIRVALRNDSYQLIKILPNKVDPLVSLMMVEKIPDSTYEMVGGLEKQIKEIKEVIELPVKHPELFESLGIPQPKGILLYGPPGTGKTLLARAVAHHTDCKFIRVSGSELVQKYIGEGSRMVRELFVMAREHAPSIIFMDEIDSIGSSRSDSSGGSGDSEVQRTMLELLNQLDGFEATKNIKVIMATNRIDILDPALLRPGRIDRKIEFPPPSAEARAEILRIHSRSMNLTRGIDLKSIAEKMNGASGAELKGVCTEAGMFALRERRVHVTQEDFELAVAKVLNKGDSGEMSLQKLFK; encoded by the exons ATGACGGAGGTGCTGAAGACTAACGTTTTACAGAGTAATGAGAACATAGTTCAG TATTATAcccaaaaaattcaagatGCTGAACTTGCTATTCTCCAAAAGACACAAAATTTACGACGATTAGAGGCTCAAAGAAACGGACTAAATGCAAGAGTTCGCCTTCTAAGAGAGGAGATTCAGTTGCTTCAGGAACCCGGAAGTTATGTCGGTGAAGTGATTAAGACAATGGGAAAGAACAAAGTTCTAGTCAAAGTCCATCCTGAAGGCAAATATGTCGTTGATATTAGTCCAGATATTGATATTAAGGAGATTAAACCTAATATTCGTGTAGCCTTGAGGAACGATTCATAccaattaattaaaatccTCCCCAACAAGGTTGATCCACTTGTCTCTCTCATGATGGTCGAAAAAATTCCTGACTCCACTTATGAGATGGTTGGTGGTCTTGAAAAGCaaatcaaagaaattaaagaagttATCGAATTACCAGTGAAGCATCCAGaactttttgaaagctTAGGTATTCCTCAGCCTAAAGGTATTCTTCTTTATGGTCCCCCGGGAACCGGTAAAACCTTGTTAGCTAGAGCAGTTGCCCACCATACCGATTGCAAATTCATCCGTGTCAGTGGATCAGAACTTGTTCAAAAGTATATTGGCGAAGGTAGTCGTATGGTTCGTGAACTATTTGTTATGGCTCGTGAGCATGCTCCttctattattttcatgGATGAGATCGACTCCATCGGCTCTTCACGATCTGATTCTAGTGGTGGAAGTGGCGATAGCGAAGTTCAGAGGACCATGTTAGAGCTGTTGAATCAGCTTGATGGATTTGAAGCAACCAAAAATATCAAGGTCATTATGGCCACTAACCGTATCGACATCTTGGATCCTGCTCTTCTTCGTCCAGGTCGTATTGATCGTAAAATTGAATTCCCACCTCCATCTGCTGAGGCACGTGCCGAAATTTTGAGAATCCATTCGAGGTCCATGAATTTAACACGTGGCATTGATTTGAAGAGTATAGCGGAGAAAATGAACGGTGCTAGTGGTGCCGAGCTAAAAGGTGTTTGTACTGAAGCCGGTATGTTTGCATTGAGAGAAAGACGTGTTCATGTTACTCAAGAAGATTTTGAATTAGCTGTTGCTAAAGTATTAAACAAGGGCGATTCTGGAGAAATGAGTTTacaaaagcttttcaagTAG